Proteins encoded by one window of Epinephelus moara isolate mb chromosome 18, YSFRI_EMoa_1.0, whole genome shotgun sequence:
- the LOC126406039 gene encoding calpain-15-like, translating to MGGSTSSLIDDAEGDAAPRGAALPPSPIMGCLRSSQSTSIPRQLPRPSRHRERSFSSGSMPMQRSQWACGCCTFLNAAAAPRCSICEAPRRRPDTRWMWQGTSREDGCWSCPRCTLANPADTLACSLCGYTGALDRPRGSSEDQPRPQRSSSCSGPLRPSSNEPCRQQNKKQPGDAVKNSLVWECLRCTLQNTPTSMSCSACGGPRKLSLPQIPADALLMPEDQAGVHQPEPAAGALSLSISTGGECLPVEASYPQTNSSVLSIASSGHNNPLPCSRREVPPPEGCLSQTHNISPSPSTLAVSQLSAQPELLPSRRLSILKEEMSPLSPAPDAPASFPPCIVPVNKTEEWSCPACTLINEVKAKHCLACHTPQLHAALLKPALSPKRKESMLVEALRQSDEGEAKELWDNIISFCKENNVTFVDDSFPPGPKSVGFPVDDSVQHRVRKWLRPQEINCCNFRDRAVKWSVFRTLRPSDILQGLLGNCWFLSALAVLAERPELVEKVMVTRSICVEGAYQVRLCKDGSWTTVLVDDMLPCDENGHLLFSQAQRKQLWVALIEKALAKLHGSYFALQAGRAIEGLSTLTGAPCESLALQVSATNPKEEPIDTDLIWAKMLSSKEAGFLMGASCGGGNMKVDDSEYESLGLRPRHAYSVLDVRDVDGHRLLQLRNPWGRFSWTGPWADDWPNWPPHVKRELCAQRAEDGLFWMDFWDFIRYFDSVDICKIHSDWQEVRAPGVFPRGADVPVTLVSVTVLERTAMELALFQQGSRRWDTAESHLLDLCVLLFRVSYDSSGTPTLGRLLAHSRRSVRRFVGCDVMLEPGEYAVLCCAFNHWHSIGTEGTTSCSRSEVPGYMLAVYSSRLVMVEHVTASNTTIADAIIQLTETKGERHEGREGMTCYYLTHGWAGLIVMVENRHPRHHLHVSCDCSDSFNVVSTRSSLKTIDSIPPLHRQVLVVLSQLEGNAGFSITHRLAHRKAVQASLGNWSPSKATHSPALSPETAGLHQPRPL from the exons ATGGGAGGTTCCACCTCCTCCCTTATTGACGACGCTGAGGGCGATGCTGCCCCTCGAGGTGCAGCTCTGCCCCCCTCCCCCATCATGGGATGTTTGAGGAGCAGCCAAAGCACCTCCATCCCTCGGCAGCTTCCCAGACCCAGCAGGCACAGAGAGCGCAG TTTTTCTTCTGGTTCGATGCCCATGCAGAGGAGCCAGTGGGCTTGTGGCTGTTGCACTTTCCTCAACGCAGCTGCTGCTCCCCGCTGCTCCATCTGTGAAGCCCCTCGGCGAAGACCCGACACCCGATGGATGTGGCAGGGGACCAGCAGGGAGGACGGTTGCTGGTCCTGTCCACGCTGCACTCTGGCCAACCCCGCAGACACCCTAGCCTGCTCTTTGTGTGGCTACACGGGAGCACTGGACCGACCTCGGGGCTCGTCTGAGGACCAGCCACGCCCTCAGCGCTCCAGTAGCTGCTCCGGTCCCCTTAGGCCATCGTCTAATGAGCCGTGcaggcagcaaaataaaaaacagccaGGAGATGCAGTAAAAAACAGCCTGGTTTGGGAGTGTTTGAGGTGCACTCTGCAGAACACCCCTACCTCCATGTCCTGCTCTGCTTGTGGCGGACCACGCAAGCTGTCTCTCCCCCAGATCCCTGCTGACGCCTTGCTCATGCCTGAAGATCAAGCAGGAGTACACCAACCAGAGCCTGCAGCAGGAGCGCTGTCCCTTTCCATATCAACTGGAGGAGAGTGTTTACCAGTGGAAGCTTCATATCCACAAACAAACTCTTCAGTGCTCAGTATAGCATCTTCAGGTCATAATAATCCTCTTCCCTGCAGTCGCAGAGAGGTGCCACCTCCAGAAGGTTGCCTCAGTCAGACTCATAACATAAGTCCTTCTCCATCAACGCTAGCTGTTTCACAACTCTCTGCCCAACCAGAGCTCCTGCCCAGCAGACGCCTCAGCATCCTCAAGGAGGAAATGTCACCGCTGTCACCGGCACCAGATGCACCTGCATCGTTCCCACCATGCATAGTCCCTGTTAACAAGACAGAGGAGTGGTCATGTCCGGCCTGTACTCTCATTAACGAGGTAAAAGCCAAACACTGCCTGGCCTGCCACACGCCTCAGCTACACGCTGCACTGCTTAAACCAGCTCTGTCCCCAAAGAGGAAGGAAAGCATGCTGGTGGAGGCGCTGCGGCAGAGTGATGAAGGAGAGGCCAAGGAGCTGTGGGACAACATCATCAGCTTCTGCAAAGAG AACAACGTGACATTTGTGGATGACAGCTTCCCTCCTGGTCCAAAGTCTGTGGGCTTCCCAGTGGACGACAGTGTCCAGCATCGGGTCAGAAAGTGGCTTCGTCCTCAAGAAATCAACTGCTGCaacttcagagaccgtgcagtGAAGTGGTCTGTTTTCCGCACACTTCGCCCATCTGACATCCTGCAAGGACTTCTGGGTAACTGCTG GTTCCTGAGTGCCTTGGCTGTTCTGGCTGAACGTCCCGAGCTGGTAGAGAAAGTGATGGTGACTCGCTCAATATGTGTAGAAGGAGCCTATCAGGTGCGTCTATGCAAAGATGGTTCGTGGACCACAGTGCTGGTGGACGACATGCTGCCGTGTGACGAGAACGGccacctcctcttctctcaG GCCCAGAGGAAGCAGCTTTGGGTGGCTCTGATTGAAAAAGCGCTGGCCAAGCTCCACGGCTCCTACTTTGCTTTGCAGGCAGGTCGTGCCATTGAAGGGCTCTCCACGCTGACAGGGGCCCCCTGTGAGTCGCTGGCCCTCCAGGTCAGTGCCACCAACCCCAAGGAAGAACCCATTGACACAGACCTCATCTGGGCCAAAATGCTGAGCTCCAAAGAAGCAGG TTTCCTGATGGGGGCATCTTGTGGAGGTGGTAACATGAAGGTAGATGACTCCGAGTATGAGTCCCTAGGTTTACGCCCACGACACGCTTACTCCGTCCTCGATGTGAGGGATGTAGACGGTCATAG gTTACTGCAACTGAGGAACCCTTGGGGTCGCTTCTCCTGGACTGGACCCTGGGCGGACGACTGGCCAAACTGGCCTCCGCATGTAAAAAGAGAGCTGTGCGCCCAGCGAGCTGAGGACGGCCTGTTCTGGATGGACTTCTGGGATTTCATCAG GTACTTTGACTCAGTGGATATCTGTAAGATACATTCAGACTGGCAGGAGGTCAGAGCGCCGGGTGTTTTCCCCCGAGGAGCCGACGTCCCGGTGACGTTGGTGTCTGTCACAGTGCTGGAGAGAACAGCTATGGAATTGGCTTTATTCCAGCAGGGTAGCAG GCGATGGGACACAGCAGAGAGCCACCTGttggatttgtgtgtgttgttgtttcgGGTCTCCTACGACAGCTCAGGTACCCCGACGTTGGGTCGTCTCCTGGCTCACAGCCGGCGCTCAGTGAGAAGGTTTGTGGGCTGTGATGTCATGCTGGAGCCAGGAGAATATGCTGTGCTCTGCTGCGCTTTCAACCATTGGCACAGCATCGGCACAGAGGGGACAA CGAGCTGCAGTCGATCAGAGGTGCCTGGTTACATGCTGGCAGTCTACAGCTCCAGACTGGTCATGGTGGAGCACGTAACCGCTTCCAACACCACCATTGCCGACGCCATCATCCAGCTGACAGAAACTAAGGGAGAGAGACATGAG GGTCGAGAGGGGATGACCtgttattacctgacacacGGCTGGGCGGGGCTTATCGTCATGGTGGAAAACAGACACCCAAGACATCACCTCCACGTGTCGTGTGACTGTAGCGACAGCTTCAACGTGGTGTCGACACGCAGCAGCCTCAAAACCATCGACAGCATTCCTCCTCTGCACAG ACAGGTGCTCGTGGTTTTGTCTCAGCTGGAGGGAAATGCCGGGTTCTCCATCACACACAGGCTGGCTCATCGTAAGGCTGTCCAGGCTTCTCTGGGCAACTGGAGTCCCTCAAAGGCAACACACAGTCCTGCTCTGAGCCCGGAGACAGCAGGTCTGCATCAGCCTCGACCTCTCTGA